Proteins encoded together in one uncultured Desulfobacter sp. window:
- a CDS encoding integrase family protein codes for MPKAALTKRFIDDIELAPAGKTEFYWDTDLAGFALKVTPKKKIFFAQARVGGKNRRVTLGAYGALTPKQARDMAKMELAKIAQGEDPSVERQKHKAQAVTLGQVAASYIKTKILKPNSIKDINKHMNAGFSEWADRPLAQVNRAATKNKFLEMGERSHAQANQAFRIFRALWNYAVAEYRYPDDSPVFGENPVNIISEQNLWNTVQPRNTKIPLDKAGLAWNTLQGLNRAMAQSPASRTMVDATMYIFLSGARVDEATGLTWDRVNTEEKWWHLDDPKNHHKVTFPLSDLACQIVNSRPRVNEYVFASNGKYGHIKDVRTPMKKISEAIKVNVTAHDLRRTFKAIAVENGIEKWKFDLLTNHKLADISSKHYLDTDDLLYLRDEINTIAAWIVEQARIANTNNVITMAGRNAKVI; via the coding sequence ATGCCGAAAGCCGCATTAACAAAGCGTTTTATAGATGATATCGAACTTGCACCCGCAGGGAAAACTGAATTTTATTGGGATACAGACCTCGCGGGCTTTGCCCTGAAGGTCACACCAAAGAAGAAGATATTCTTTGCTCAAGCCCGTGTAGGCGGCAAAAATAGACGTGTGACGCTGGGCGCGTACGGAGCTTTAACACCCAAGCAAGCCAGGGATATGGCTAAAATGGAGCTTGCAAAGATTGCCCAGGGTGAAGACCCGTCGGTTGAACGGCAGAAGCATAAGGCTCAGGCCGTCACCCTCGGCCAGGTTGCCGCATCGTATATAAAGACTAAAATCCTAAAGCCAAATTCAATTAAAGACATAAATAAACACATGAACGCGGGGTTTTCCGAATGGGCCGACCGCCCACTGGCTCAAGTGAACCGTGCCGCTACAAAAAATAAATTCCTTGAGATGGGCGAAAGGTCACATGCGCAAGCAAACCAGGCGTTTAGGATATTCAGAGCATTGTGGAATTATGCTGTGGCCGAGTACAGGTACCCGGATGATTCGCCCGTCTTTGGCGAGAACCCTGTAAATATCATATCCGAACAAAACCTGTGGAATACGGTTCAGCCCCGAAACACAAAAATACCCTTAGATAAGGCCGGGCTTGCCTGGAACACCTTGCAAGGACTGAATCGGGCTATGGCCCAGTCACCTGCCAGCAGGACCATGGTTGACGCCACAATGTACATATTCCTGTCCGGCGCCCGTGTGGATGAAGCCACAGGGTTGACGTGGGACCGGGTGAACACGGAGGAAAAATGGTGGCATCTGGACGATCCAAAGAATCATCATAAAGTCACCTTCCCGCTCTCTGACCTTGCGTGTCAGATCGTAAACAGCCGTCCTCGGGTTAATGAATATGTGTTTGCATCGAATGGCAAATACGGCCACATTAAAGACGTTAGAACACCCATGAAAAAGATATCCGAGGCCATTAAGGTGAATGTTACCGCTCACGACCTACGCCGGACATTTAAAGCCATCGCTGTGGAGAATGGCATTGAGAAATGGAAATTTGACCTCCTCACCAATCATAAACTGGCGGACATATCGAGCAAGCATTACCTCGATACCGACGACCTGCTTTACCTGCGGGACGAAATTAATACCATTGCTGCATGGATCGTCGAACAGGCACGGATTGCAAACACCAATAACGTAATAACAATGGCGGGCAGAAATGCAAAGGTCATTTAA
- a CDS encoding S49 family peptidase, giving the protein MTEFKIERGDIHLRPLALREASLLDGLYGTVLADTKQRTVAISGALTTGAYKAIRQSLEAMTGDAPITISLNSPGGYVTGLYDLCDYIQSRSNVTCLVEGVACSAAYAIAASCSEILIGRSATLGSIGVVAMHVDQTGLDAKLGLKFTPVFAGGQKVNGNPHLPLSPQAYANLKADVDQEYNNLCSTVAAGRGMAARAIKNTQAATYLGEKAVAAGLADQVVSFPYTPGADSNGPQRAAATSNGPKDFMAAWKAIKASEGCDARTAMSKAARQYPGLYEAHAAGVTTKAFSVTTQPESFTAAWKAIKAEDNCDARTAMSKAARQYPALYEAHASGQSERPTPRDLPRPTPRDLPRPGLKDLPHDDQVKACVAMIQADDSMATWSKVNQIGGIPLVKDVARVLRQ; this is encoded by the coding sequence ATGACAGAATTTAAGATTGAGCGTGGAGATATCCACCTGAGACCCCTTGCACTGCGCGAGGCATCATTACTTGACGGCCTGTACGGAACGGTACTGGCCGATACCAAACAAAGAACTGTGGCCATTAGCGGCGCGCTTACGACTGGTGCGTATAAAGCCATCCGCCAATCCCTTGAGGCTATGACCGGCGACGCCCCAATAACCATCAGCCTCAACAGCCCCGGCGGTTATGTCACAGGGTTGTATGATCTGTGTGACTATATCCAGTCGCGGTCTAATGTGACCTGCTTGGTAGAAGGCGTGGCCTGCTCCGCAGCGTATGCTATTGCCGCCTCATGCAGTGAAATACTCATTGGCCGATCAGCTACCCTTGGCTCGATAGGGGTCGTGGCAATGCACGTGGATCAGACGGGCTTGGACGCCAAGCTTGGATTGAAATTTACGCCTGTCTTTGCTGGCGGTCAGAAGGTCAACGGCAACCCGCATTTACCATTGAGCCCACAGGCCTATGCAAATCTCAAAGCCGATGTGGACCAGGAATACAATAACTTGTGTTCTACCGTCGCGGCGGGCAGAGGAATGGCCGCACGCGCAATAAAAAACACTCAGGCTGCCACATACCTTGGCGAGAAAGCCGTAGCGGCCGGTCTGGCAGATCAGGTGGTAAGCTTTCCGTATACCCCCGGCGCTGACAGCAACGGGCCGCAACGGGCCGCAGCCACCAGCAACGGGCCCAAGGACTTTATGGCCGCCTGGAAAGCAATCAAAGCAAGTGAGGGCTGCGACGCCCGGACGGCCATGAGTAAAGCCGCACGGCAGTATCCTGGTTTATATGAGGCTCATGCCGCCGGAGTAACTACCAAGGCATTCAGTGTGACCACACAGCCCGAATCATTTACTGCAGCATGGAAAGCAATCAAAGCCGAGGACAATTGCGACGCCCGCACAGCCATGAGTAAAGCAGCCCGGCAATACCCGGCGCTCTACGAAGCCCATGCAAGCGGCCAGTCAGAACGACCGACGCCCCGCGACCTGCCGCGACCGACGCCCCGCGACCTGCCGCGACCGGGGCTCAAGGACCTACCGCACGATGATCAGGTAAAAGCATGTGTGGCTATGATCCAGGCAGACGACAGCATGGCCACATGGTCTAAAGTCAACCAGATCGGCGGGATACCACTGGTTAAAGACGTGGCGCGTGTTTTAAGGCAGTAA
- the purU gene encoding formyltetrahydrofolate deformylase translates to MYILCLNCDDRPGIVAAVANNLCNSNCNIEESSQFDDPYSNQFFMRVMFSAVTEGAAGKFRTMFDPVSKAFGMNWYLKKMNEPIKTLVLVSKDDHCLNDIIYRWRTKHLNIEIVGVVSNHKINRELCEQFGLKFYYVPTQDVDKNKVDEQHFRIIEETDTELIVLARYMQILSENMCDRYAGRVINIHHSFLPGFKGAKPYHQAYERGVKLIGATAHFVTKSLDEGPIIEQDVMRIDHRDCPKKLQIRGQDTEARVLARAIEMYAERRIFLHGSRTVIL, encoded by the coding sequence TTGTACATACTTTGCCTGAATTGCGATGATCGTCCGGGAATTGTTGCTGCGGTTGCAAACAATTTGTGTAATTCAAATTGTAATATTGAAGAATCTTCACAGTTTGACGATCCATATTCCAACCAGTTTTTTATGCGCGTTATGTTCTCTGCCGTAACTGAAGGGGCGGCAGGAAAGTTTAGAACCATGTTTGACCCTGTATCCAAGGCATTCGGCATGAATTGGTATCTAAAAAAAATGAATGAGCCGATCAAGACCCTTGTTCTGGTATCGAAAGATGATCATTGCCTGAACGATATTATCTATCGATGGCGAACAAAGCACCTTAACATTGAAATAGTGGGTGTAGTCTCAAATCATAAAATAAACCGTGAGCTTTGTGAACAATTCGGGCTCAAGTTTTATTATGTACCCACCCAAGACGTTGATAAAAATAAGGTTGATGAACAGCATTTCAGGATAATCGAGGAAACGGATACGGAACTCATTGTGCTTGCGCGCTATATGCAGATTCTTTCCGAGAATATGTGCGATAGATATGCCGGGCGGGTGATTAATATTCATCACTCATTCCTACCTGGCTTTAAAGGCGCAAAACCCTATCATCAGGCGTATGAGAGGGGTGTGAAGCTTATCGGGGCGACCGCTCATTTTGTAACGAAGAGTCTTGATGAAGGGCCAATTATAGAGCAGGACGTCATGCGTATTGATCACCGGGATTGCCCCAAAAAATTACAAATTCGAGGACAGGATACTGAAGCCAGAGTACTCGCCCGCGCGATCGAAATGTATGCCGAAAGACGGATATTCCTGCACGGGAGTAGAACGGTTATTTTGTAG
- a CDS encoding J domain-containing protein, whose protein sequence is MMNYNDIVKAKELLNLPERATMEKIKSNYRKLIMQWHPDKCTGNNEKCTEMTKKLTAAYQTIRQYCNQYKYSFTQEELKQYLSAEEWWFDRFGHDPLWGNTKKPKI, encoded by the coding sequence ATGATGAACTATAATGATATTGTTAAAGCCAAAGAACTGTTGAACCTGCCTGAACGGGCAACAATGGAAAAAATTAAATCAAACTACAGAAAACTGATTATGCAGTGGCATCCGGATAAATGCACTGGCAATAATGAAAAATGCACTGAAATGACAAAAAAGCTGACCGCTGCATATCAAACAATTCGTCAGTACTGCAATCAATATAAATATTCTTTTACACAAGAAGAGCTCAAACAATATTTATCAGCTGAAGAGTGGTGGTTTGACAGGTTTGGTCATGATCCTTTATGGGGAAATACCAAAAAGCCAAAAATATAG
- a CDS encoding DUF5906 domain-containing protein, protein MRELWGKSELGQRDKFLSRPDYVESTILSACSICKNVYRDRRLAVNDGCVNPEDAGLELNEKHAGVWISGQFKVLTFLKDPMTGRTKVEPSTVTDIKNKYCNKKVLATVWDALTNSGVKLMSLGDAWRNHPNRRDYEGVVFDPSEKASKEYYNYWQGFAVEPKQGDWSMMQSHILNVISSGDAELARWITAWMARIVQDPGGKRPGTSIVLRGGQGTGKGTFVHAFGAIFGEEHYIQVADLGAVVGQFNGHFKDKVLVYVDEVPWSGNRAAEGILKNMVTEPRLNIEEKFFGKYQVQNNVNFIFASNSEWVSPAGIDERRFCVLDADNPHAQETKKDGYFDKIDEQMRDGGIEAMMYDLLHMDISDVNLRDIPKTEALWEQKMFNMSPVESFWYECLSKGALRDPLPSETGDMITWGEVAVADFYRAYKNHVEDTGRGRRVLSVDLFGKQIRKLCPGISVSKNRVGGGRQRFYHFPTLQECRAAFDHRCGACHAWD, encoded by the coding sequence ATGCGTGAGCTTTGGGGTAAATCTGAGCTCGGGCAGCGTGATAAATTTTTAAGCCGCCCTGACTACGTCGAGTCGACAATTTTATCGGCATGCTCCATATGCAAAAACGTCTACCGGGACAGGCGCTTGGCTGTTAACGACGGCTGTGTTAATCCCGAGGACGCAGGGCTTGAGTTAAATGAAAAGCATGCCGGTGTTTGGATATCTGGGCAATTTAAGGTACTGACCTTTCTTAAAGATCCTATGACCGGTAGAACCAAAGTAGAGCCATCGACAGTAACCGACATCAAAAATAAATACTGCAATAAAAAGGTGCTTGCTACTGTATGGGATGCGCTGACCAATAGCGGCGTGAAGTTAATGAGCTTGGGCGATGCGTGGCGAAACCATCCAAACCGCCGGGATTATGAGGGTGTCGTTTTTGACCCATCCGAGAAGGCATCCAAGGAGTACTATAACTACTGGCAAGGTTTTGCTGTCGAACCAAAGCAAGGCGACTGGTCTATGATGCAAAGCCACATTCTTAATGTCATTTCCAGCGGCGACGCGGAACTCGCGCGATGGATTACTGCTTGGATGGCGAGGATAGTACAAGACCCAGGAGGTAAACGCCCTGGTACGTCCATTGTCCTCCGTGGTGGGCAGGGAACAGGAAAAGGGACCTTTGTTCATGCCTTCGGTGCGATCTTTGGGGAAGAGCACTATATCCAGGTGGCCGACCTTGGTGCGGTTGTTGGGCAATTCAACGGCCATTTTAAAGACAAGGTGTTGGTTTATGTTGATGAGGTGCCTTGGTCCGGAAATAGGGCCGCGGAGGGCATACTTAAAAATATGGTCACGGAGCCCCGTTTGAATATAGAAGAAAAGTTTTTTGGGAAATACCAGGTCCAGAATAATGTGAATTTTATTTTCGCATCTAATAGCGAATGGGTTTCACCGGCGGGGATAGATGAAAGGCGCTTTTGTGTACTCGATGCAGATAACCCGCATGCTCAGGAGACAAAGAAGGACGGGTATTTTGACAAGATCGATGAACAGATGCGGGATGGCGGAATTGAGGCTATGATGTACGACTTGCTTCATATGGATATATCCGACGTAAATCTGCGTGATATACCGAAGACTGAGGCGCTATGGGAACAGAAGATGTTTAATATGTCCCCTGTCGAGTCGTTTTGGTACGAGTGTCTTTCAAAGGGAGCACTACGAGACCCACTCCCATCAGAAACCGGCGATATGATCACGTGGGGTGAGGTCGCCGTCGCGGACTTTTACCGTGCCTATAAAAACCACGTTGAAGATACTGGCCGGGGGCGGCGTGTACTGTCTGTCGATCTGTTTGGTAAACAGATACGAAAGCTTTGCCCAGGTATCAGCGTGTCCAAGAATAGAGTGGGTGGTGGTCGCCAACGGTTTTATCACTTCCCCACGCTACAGGAATGCCGAGCCGCATTCGACCACAGATGTGGCGCTTGTCATGCTTGGGATTAA
- the dnaJ gene encoding molecular chaperone DnaJ → MSEKRDYYEILGVQRDADKTTLKKAYRKLAIKYHPDKNPDNKEAEDKFKEASEAYEVLNDDSKRQIYDQFGHQGLEGAGHSGPSGFEDIFSSFGDIFEDFFGFGGGRGGNRARRGSDLRYDMTIDFMEAAFGTEKTISIPKRETCDECNGTGAAPGSSAETCSHCRGTGQYIQSQGFFKVKTTCPYCKGRGSIIPNPCPKCRGGGRMEINRKVQVKIPAGVDVGSKLRLTGEGEASSTPNGPSGDLYVVINVKPHKFFQRERTNIICAIDISFIQAALGAEISVPTLVGEKNLTIPAGTQYGDSFQFKGEGIASLRSGRRGDQIIKVIVKTPTKLSQKQKDLLEEFDRLDSNKISNKLKNLFKNL, encoded by the coding sequence ATGAGTGAAAAACGAGATTACTATGAAATCCTTGGGGTCCAACGGGATGCAGATAAAACAACACTGAAAAAGGCATACAGAAAGCTTGCCATCAAGTACCATCCGGATAAAAATCCGGATAATAAGGAGGCCGAAGATAAATTTAAGGAAGCGTCTGAAGCCTATGAAGTCTTGAATGATGACAGCAAGCGCCAGATTTATGATCAGTTCGGGCACCAGGGACTTGAAGGTGCAGGGCATTCCGGTCCCAGCGGATTTGAGGATATTTTTTCAAGTTTCGGGGATATTTTTGAAGATTTTTTCGGTTTTGGCGGCGGCCGTGGCGGAAACCGGGCCAGGCGGGGATCGGATCTGCGTTATGACATGACTATCGATTTTATGGAGGCAGCCTTTGGCACGGAAAAAACTATTTCCATACCCAAGCGGGAAACCTGTGACGAGTGTAACGGAACCGGTGCTGCCCCGGGTTCTTCTGCCGAAACCTGTTCCCATTGTCGGGGAACGGGGCAGTATATCCAGAGTCAGGGCTTTTTTAAAGTCAAGACAACCTGTCCCTATTGCAAGGGCAGGGGATCCATTATTCCCAATCCCTGCCCCAAATGCCGTGGTGGCGGCCGTATGGAGATCAACCGCAAGGTCCAGGTAAAAATTCCTGCCGGTGTGGATGTCGGGTCAAAGCTGCGTCTTACCGGGGAAGGCGAGGCCTCCAGTACGCCCAACGGCCCGTCAGGCGATCTCTACGTGGTCATTAATGTCAAACCCCACAAGTTTTTTCAGCGTGAGCGAACCAATATTATCTGCGCTATTGATATTTCTTTTATACAGGCTGCCCTGGGTGCTGAAATTTCGGTACCTACACTGGTGGGGGAAAAGAACTTGACAATTCCCGCCGGCACCCAGTATGGGGACTCTTTCCAGTTTAAAGGGGAGGGAATTGCCTCTTTGAGAAGCGGTCGCAGAGGGGATCAAATTATTAAGGTCATTGTTAAAACGCCGACCAAACTGAGCCAGAAGCAAAAGGATCTGCTTGAAGAATTTGACAGACTCGATTCAAATAAAATATCAAACAAGCTGAAAAATTTATTTAAGAACCTGTGA
- the ubiE gene encoding bifunctional demethylmenaquinone methyltransferase/2-methoxy-6-polyprenyl-1,4-benzoquinol methylase UbiE has protein sequence MNQELDFVKEMFDKIAPKYDFLNRLLSMRQDVYWRREMVKAAKLESGAEILDAACGTCDVGLEVSRTLKGRASITGLDFSFGMLALGRKKLNCPAGRAIALVNGDALTLPIKNQQFDAGFMAFGIRNIMNRIGAMKEFHRTLKPGGRIIILELTTPQKGVMRKLYLLYFQKILPLIGSFFSKHGNAYAYLPESVLKFPDPVSFASQMKRAGFKQIRFKEMTLGIVTLFVGTKL, from the coding sequence ATGAACCAAGAACTGGATTTTGTCAAAGAAATGTTTGACAAAATTGCACCTAAATATGATTTTTTAAACCGACTGCTCAGCATGCGACAGGATGTGTACTGGCGCAGGGAGATGGTCAAGGCGGCAAAACTTGAATCCGGTGCCGAAATATTAGATGCGGCCTGTGGGACCTGTGATGTCGGTCTTGAAGTCAGCCGCACGCTCAAGGGCCGGGCATCAATCACCGGACTGGATTTTTCCTTTGGCATGCTGGCCCTTGGCAGAAAAAAACTGAACTGCCCTGCAGGCCGGGCAATTGCCCTTGTCAATGGTGATGCCTTAACCCTGCCGATAAAAAACCAGCAGTTTGACGCAGGATTCATGGCCTTTGGCATCCGCAATATCATGAATAGAATCGGGGCCATGAAAGAATTTCACCGAACCTTGAAACCGGGCGGCAGAATCATCATCCTGGAATTGACCACACCCCAAAAAGGAGTGATGCGTAAGCTTTACCTTTTATATTTTCAAAAAATATTGCCGTTAATCGGCTCCTTTTTTTCAAAACACGGTAATGCCTACGCGTATCTTCCTGAATCCGTATTAAAATTTCCCGATCCCGTATCCTTTGCAAGCCAGATGAAACGAGCAGGATTCAAGCAGATTCGTTTCAAGGAGATGACCCTGGGTATTGTGACCCTATTTGTAGGCACAAAGCTGTAA
- a CDS encoding small multi-drug export protein, with amino-acid sequence MKKFLIYTVEGRVFVTGILLTVFFFIFATVGLVQGMPSAKVALGAFLTHCVGSRAGGIGLCILNGFDPITTIALNFYLEGLIVCYTYAVFVLSTSGIFKAPWINKAMSKLKEKAEEKKEKIERWGWIGIFAFVMAPLPVTGPVVGTIIGYMLRMPLFSNFSAAGLGTLTAIVAWCYGFDFLEHRFAMLQYVFGAICVIIIIPYLKPLKKFIDSLRHEHESDD; translated from the coding sequence ATGAAAAAATTTCTTATATATACCGTTGAAGGCCGGGTCTTTGTGACCGGTATTCTGCTGACTGTCTTCTTTTTTATTTTTGCTACTGTTGGCTTAGTTCAGGGCATGCCCAGTGCAAAGGTTGCTCTTGGCGCTTTCTTGACACATTGTGTGGGGAGCCGGGCCGGCGGCATCGGCCTATGCATATTGAACGGTTTTGACCCCATTACCACCATTGCCTTAAATTTCTATTTAGAAGGCCTGATTGTCTGCTATACATATGCAGTCTTTGTATTGAGCACAAGCGGTATATTCAAAGCCCCCTGGATTAACAAAGCTATGAGCAAGCTCAAGGAAAAGGCTGAAGAAAAAAAAGAAAAAATAGAACGCTGGGGCTGGATCGGAATATTTGCATTTGTCATGGCCCCCTTGCCAGTCACAGGCCCGGTGGTGGGAACCATCATCGGTTATATGCTTAGAATGCCTTTGTTCAGTAATTTCAGTGCAGCAGGACTTGGAACCCTTACAGCCATCGTAGCCTGGTGCTATGGATTTGATTTTCTTGAACACCGGTTTGCAATGCTTCAGTATGTTTTTGGTGCCATTTGTGTAATCATCATTATCCCCTACCTGAAGCCATTAAAAAAATTCATTGATTCCCTGCGTCATGAACATGAAAGTGATGATTAG
- a CDS encoding phosphoenolpyruvate carboxylase, with protein sequence MNTVFTQVKNALGKPYDDLHFLLTCFKEVLEENHQQALVDLLPWLNSTIPPEPALTSNKYIHMMSMSFQLLNLVEVNGAVQSRRQKEDEDMAQVNGLWANQFQYLKSQGITEAQILKVLPNILIEPVLTAHPTEAKRTVVLQEYRKLYLLLVKRENPIYTRIERADIRQEIKQILHRLWHVGEIYIEKPRLASELDNILYYLTHVFPGVIMILDKRLRQAWEESGFNPTALNNSDLLPVLSFGNWVGGDRDGHPLVTPELTRKTVEKLRIHAFYIIKNELKALAQKLSIYHNISDVSPNFAERIKELREEVGMNAEIEINEHAEEVFKAYVLILMQKIPIDLSREFNLELKDKPNSYTSSIDLIADLSLLHDELKKCGIGEVAHVDVGRMKRILKIFGFHLAKLDIRQNSDYHQKALTQLVTASLGVNVARQIEDSQDARRTFLDQELKINRPFLVHHKSIDQEGQNVIGALQVVSDHVQRYSPNAFGKLIVSMTRNTEDLLTVYLFMREVGLIVKKDDQLGAILPVVPLFETIEDLKASPSIMDDYLGHPIVKNSLQMQSWKNPNVELIQDVMIGYSDSNKDGGVLASSWLLHQAQKELTKTGQKHGVKIRFFHGTGGSISRGAGPSHWFIKTLPYGSINGKFRVTEQGETIERKYANQVNAAYNLELMISSVTAQTVLHENTKETREEIDSLFHRLGDRGAYHYRQLISDPDFITFFSQATPIDVIESSKIGSRPARRTGKRSMDDLRAIPWVFSWSQSRFKITSWYGVGSTLNELKNENPEAYKKLLHFVEYNPFVRFVMTNLDSSLIATDVRIMGKYASLVESTEIRNRFMEMIKNELDLTRQMVADVLKRPINERRINHYYSTILRAEALNNLHDAQVELLKKWRNAKKVKSKEEDRYLFALLQCVNAIANALGATG encoded by the coding sequence ATGAACACCGTTTTCACCCAAGTTAAAAATGCGTTGGGCAAACCCTATGACGATCTTCATTTTCTCTTGACTTGCTTTAAAGAAGTGTTGGAGGAAAATCATCAGCAAGCACTGGTTGATCTGCTTCCGTGGCTGAATTCGACAATTCCGCCAGAACCGGCCCTGACGAGTAATAAATACATCCATATGATGTCGATGTCTTTTCAGTTGTTAAACCTGGTGGAAGTAAACGGGGCGGTACAAAGTCGTCGTCAGAAAGAAGATGAGGATATGGCCCAGGTGAACGGCTTGTGGGCGAATCAGTTCCAATATTTGAAGTCCCAGGGGATCACCGAGGCCCAAATTCTAAAAGTATTGCCCAACATCCTGATCGAACCGGTTTTAACAGCACATCCGACAGAAGCCAAACGCACAGTGGTGCTACAGGAATATCGTAAGCTCTATCTGTTGCTGGTTAAGCGTGAGAACCCAATTTACACCCGAATTGAACGAGCGGACATTCGACAGGAAATCAAACAGATTCTGCATCGCCTGTGGCATGTCGGAGAGATTTATATTGAAAAACCACGGTTGGCATCTGAACTGGACAATATTCTGTACTATCTGACCCATGTTTTTCCCGGTGTCATCATGATTTTGGATAAACGCCTGCGTCAAGCCTGGGAAGAATCCGGATTTAATCCAACGGCGCTCAACAACTCGGATTTACTTCCGGTACTGTCGTTTGGAAACTGGGTTGGCGGAGACCGTGACGGCCACCCGCTGGTTACGCCGGAACTTACCAGAAAGACAGTTGAAAAGCTGCGTATTCATGCATTTTATATCATCAAAAATGAATTGAAAGCGTTGGCCCAAAAACTCAGTATTTATCACAATATCTCAGATGTTAGCCCCAATTTTGCTGAACGGATTAAAGAACTGCGTGAAGAAGTCGGCATGAATGCCGAAATTGAGATTAATGAACATGCCGAGGAGGTTTTCAAGGCTTATGTCCTTATCTTAATGCAAAAAATCCCCATTGATCTAAGCCGGGAATTCAATCTTGAATTAAAAGATAAACCGAATAGTTATACAAGTTCCATCGACTTGATTGCAGACTTAAGCTTACTGCACGACGAACTGAAGAAATGCGGGATCGGCGAGGTTGCCCATGTTGATGTTGGACGGATGAAGCGAATTTTAAAAATCTTTGGTTTCCATTTAGCAAAGTTGGATATTCGCCAGAACAGTGATTATCATCAAAAGGCTTTGACACAGTTGGTGACTGCATCACTTGGGGTAAACGTTGCCAGACAGATAGAAGACTCCCAGGATGCCAGGCGAACTTTCTTAGATCAGGAACTGAAAATCAACCGCCCGTTTCTGGTGCACCATAAAAGCATCGATCAAGAAGGACAAAATGTAATTGGGGCTTTGCAGGTCGTCAGTGATCATGTTCAACGCTACAGCCCGAATGCGTTTGGAAAGCTGATTGTAAGTATGACCCGAAATACAGAGGATCTGCTCACAGTCTACCTGTTCATGCGCGAAGTGGGTTTAATTGTAAAAAAAGACGATCAACTAGGGGCCATTCTTCCTGTTGTGCCGCTTTTTGAAACCATTGAAGACCTGAAGGCCAGTCCATCAATTATGGACGATTACCTGGGGCATCCGATTGTGAAAAATAGTTTGCAGATGCAATCGTGGAAAAATCCCAATGTCGAATTGATTCAGGATGTGATGATCGGCTATTCCGACAGTAATAAAGACGGCGGTGTTCTGGCCAGCTCCTGGCTCTTACATCAGGCACAAAAAGAATTGACCAAAACAGGTCAAAAACACGGTGTAAAAATCCGTTTTTTCCACGGCACGGGTGGAAGTATCAGTCGGGGCGCGGGACCAAGTCATTGGTTCATCAAAACATTACCCTACGGATCAATAAATGGTAAGTTCCGTGTTACAGAACAAGGCGAAACCATTGAACGAAAATATGCCAATCAGGTGAATGCGGCATATAACCTGGAGCTGATGATTTCGAGTGTCACGGCACAAACAGTACTGCACGAAAACACAAAAGAAACGCGCGAAGAAATAGACAGCTTGTTCCATCGGTTAGGAGATCGTGGGGCTTATCATTACCGGCAGCTGATTTCCGATCCTGATTTTATCACCTTTTTTTCCCAGGCAACACCCATTGATGTGATCGAATCGAGTAAAATTGGTTCCCGCCCGGCACGTCGTACCGGTAAGCGAAGCATGGACGATCTTCGGGCAATTCCCTGGGTGTTCAGTTGGTCGCAATCGCGCTTCAAGATTACCAGTTGGTACGGTGTTGGTTCCACTTTGAATGAATTAAAAAATGAAAATCCGGAAGCGTACAAAAAATTGCTTCATTTTGTTGAATACAATCCTTTTGTACGTTTTGTGATGACCAATCTGGATAGCAGTCTGATAGCGACCGATGTACGTATTATGGGAAAATATGCTTCGCTGGTTGAATCGACTGAGATTCGCAACCGATTCATGGAAATGATTAAAAATGAGCTGGATTTAACTCGTCAAATGGTGGCGGATGTGCTGAAACGTCCGATCAACGAACGGCGCATTAATCACTATTACTCAACTATACTCAGAGCTGAGGCGCTGAATAACCTGCACGATGCCCAGGTTGAGTTGCTGAAAAAATGGCGCAACGCCAAAAAGGTAAAATCGAAAGAAGAAGACCGTTATCTGTTTGCCCTTTTGCAGTGTGTAAATGCAATTGCCAACGCCCTCGGCGCAACAGGGTGA
- a CDS encoding DUF6122 family protein: MLHALQQITHYSLHLAFPGLIAWVFFRDDWKKAWLLMLATMLVDLDHLLADPIFDPTRCGIGFHPLHSYYAIAVYFLLFFFSRTKTIKILSVGLLFHMFTDYQDCLWMKLKI, translated from the coding sequence ATGCTGCATGCTTTACAACAGATAACTCATTACAGCTTACATTTGGCTTTTCCTGGACTGATTGCCTGGGTATTTTTTAGAGATGATTGGAAAAAAGCATGGCTATTAATGCTTGCGACGATGCTTGTAGATTTAGACCATTTATTGGCTGACCCGATATTTGATCCCACGAGATGTGGAATAGGGTTTCATCCTCTGCATTCTTACTATGCAATTGCTGTTTATTTTCTACTCTTTTTCTTTTCCAGGACAAAAACAATCAAAATATTGTCGGTTGGATTACTTTTCCATATGTTCACGGATTACCAAGATTGTCTTTGGATGAAATTAAAAATTTAG